Proteins encoded within one genomic window of Streptomyces sp. NBC_00523:
- a CDS encoding endonuclease/exonuclease/phosphatase family protein, giving the protein MANSASALRVMSFNLHVDWDGSPRPWSGRRDAVAAVLREARPQLLGTQEGRPHQVADVLAALGPGYARTGRDRDGDGTGEHMAVFHDRDRLDALDHGDFWLSDTPEVPASETWGGGCPRMATWVRFRDLATGIAFLAVNTHLDHVSAYARTRAAGLLVERSTALAPGLPVVVTGDFNTPAGDPEVHGVLLARGGLDDTWDRAEERGPAYATFHDYRAPVANGPRIDWILASRGTRVREASAALPGPVAPSDHLPVRALIELPSAPVGR; this is encoded by the coding sequence ATGGCCAACAGCGCGTCGGCCCTGCGCGTCATGAGCTTCAACCTCCATGTGGACTGGGACGGTTCGCCCCGCCCCTGGTCGGGGCGCCGGGACGCGGTGGCGGCGGTGCTGCGGGAGGCGCGGCCCCAGCTGCTCGGCACCCAGGAGGGCCGCCCGCACCAGGTCGCGGACGTGCTCGCCGCGCTCGGACCCGGTTACGCGAGGACCGGCCGGGACCGCGACGGCGACGGGACCGGTGAGCACATGGCCGTCTTCCACGACCGCGACCGCCTCGACGCCCTGGACCACGGCGACTTCTGGCTCTCGGACACGCCCGAGGTGCCCGCCTCCGAGACCTGGGGCGGCGGCTGCCCGCGCATGGCGACCTGGGTCCGCTTCCGGGACCTGGCCACCGGGATCGCATTCCTCGCCGTGAACACCCACCTGGACCATGTGAGCGCTTACGCGCGCACCCGCGCGGCCGGGCTGCTCGTGGAGCGGTCCACCGCCCTGGCGCCCGGCCTGCCGGTCGTCGTCACCGGTGACTTCAACACCCCGGCCGGGGACCCCGAGGTGCACGGCGTGCTGCTCGCGCGGGGCGGCCTGGACGACACCTGGGACCGTGCCGAGGAGCGCGGGCCCGCGTACGCCACCTTCCACGACTACCGCGCGCCGGTCGCGAACGGCCCGCGCATCGACTGGATCCTCGCCTCGCGCGGTACGCGGGTACGCGAGGCGTCCGCCGCGCTGCCGGGGCCCGTCGCACCGAGCGACCACCTTCCCGTGCGCGCCCTGATCGAGTTGCCGTCTGCGCCCGTGGGGCGCTGA
- a CDS encoding alpha-amylase family glycosyl hydrolase, protein MSSPRPATEWLADAVLYQIYPQSFADSNGDGIGDFAGIEARLDHLEWLGVNTVWFNPCFVSPFDDAGYDVADYLNVAPRYGTNEDLARLTEAAGRRGIRVLLDLVAGHTSDQHPWFRASANDPADQRFIWADTEQAPPGFVASPGSRSGFYQPNFFESQPALNFGHARMDPAEPWRLPVDAEGPRANRQALRDIMDHWLDLGLSGFRVDMAASLVKDDPGQAETAKLWTELRGWLDRVHPRAALLSEWGDPQVSVPAGFHADFFLQFGPRGDGLPLRSLWNNWEGTVSEPWEPLEPYFGARGEGGFATFLDAWREATEVIGDAGFISLPTANHDFSRLATGPRTAEQLPAAFAFQLTWPTLPAIYYGDEIGMRYVPGTPTREGSRLGPRYDRAGSRTPMQWDDSPNAGFSTAPADALYLPLDPDPARPTVAAQRADEGSLLHLVRRLIALRKATPELGSGASTEVLHDGYPLVYVRGGRYLVVVNPRSEAATTAVPVGPVTAVEARGVTVADGRVHAEGFGFGVFALDAG, encoded by the coding sequence ATGTCATCCCCCCGCCCGGCGACCGAATGGCTCGCCGACGCCGTGCTCTACCAGATCTATCCGCAGTCCTTCGCCGACTCCAACGGGGACGGGATCGGCGACTTCGCGGGGATCGAGGCGCGGCTCGACCATCTCGAGTGGCTCGGGGTGAACACCGTCTGGTTCAACCCGTGCTTCGTTTCGCCGTTCGACGACGCCGGGTACGACGTGGCCGACTACCTCAACGTCGCCCCGCGCTACGGCACCAACGAGGACCTGGCCCGGCTCACCGAGGCCGCCGGGCGCCGTGGCATCCGGGTGCTGCTCGACCTGGTCGCCGGGCACACCTCGGACCAGCACCCCTGGTTCCGGGCGTCGGCGAACGACCCGGCCGACCAGCGGTTCATCTGGGCCGACACCGAGCAGGCGCCGCCCGGGTTCGTCGCCTCGCCCGGCAGCCGGTCCGGGTTCTACCAGCCGAACTTCTTCGAGTCGCAGCCCGCGCTCAACTTCGGGCACGCGCGCATGGACCCGGCGGAGCCCTGGCGGCTGCCCGTCGACGCCGAGGGGCCCCGCGCCAACCGGCAGGCGCTGCGCGACATCATGGACCACTGGCTGGACCTCGGCCTGTCCGGCTTCCGCGTCGACATGGCCGCGTCGCTGGTCAAGGACGACCCGGGGCAGGCCGAGACCGCGAAGCTCTGGACCGAGCTGCGCGGCTGGCTGGACCGGGTGCACCCGCGCGCGGCGCTGCTCTCCGAGTGGGGCGACCCGCAGGTCTCCGTCCCGGCCGGGTTCCACGCGGACTTCTTCCTGCAGTTCGGACCGCGCGGTGACGGGCTGCCGCTCCGGTCGCTCTGGAACAACTGGGAGGGCACGGTCAGCGAGCCCTGGGAGCCGCTTGAGCCGTACTTCGGGGCGCGGGGCGAGGGCGGGTTCGCCACCTTCCTCGACGCCTGGCGCGAGGCGACGGAGGTCATCGGGGACGCCGGGTTCATCTCGCTGCCCACGGCCAACCACGACTTCTCGCGCCTCGCCACGGGCCCGCGTACGGCCGAACAGCTGCCCGCCGCCTTCGCGTTCCAGCTGACCTGGCCGACGCTCCCCGCGATCTACTACGGGGACGAGATCGGCATGCGGTACGTGCCCGGCACGCCCACCCGCGAGGGCAGCCGACTGGGTCCGCGGTACGACCGGGCCGGGTCCCGTACGCCCATGCAGTGGGACGACTCGCCGAACGCGGGCTTCTCCACCGCGCCCGCCGACGCCCTGTACCTGCCGCTCGACCCGGACCCGGCGCGCCCGACGGTCGCCGCCCAGCGCGCCGACGAGGGCTCCCTCCTCCACCTGGTCAGGCGGCTGATCGCGCTCCGCAAGGCCACCCCGGAGCTGGGCAGCGGGGCGTCCACGGAGGTGCTGCACGACGGGTATCCGCTGGTGTACGTCCGGGGCGGGCGCTATCTGGTCGTGGTCAACCCGCGCTCCGAGGCCGCCACGACCGCCGTGCCCGTCGGCCCGGTCACCGCGGTGGAGGCGCGCGGGGTCACCGTCGCGGACGGGCGCGTCCACGCCGAGGGCTTCGGCTTCGGCGTCTTCGCACTCGACGCCGGCTGA
- a CDS encoding lamin tail domain-containing protein, whose translation MTASPSRPRRPRALARFLVAAPLLAAGALTGVPAAHAAPADDVRINEVVTTGDVNDSVELYNKGGSSVDVSGWVLKDDDKDHAYKIPSGTTLAPGAFRAFDVSGAFGLGSADEARLYLADGKTQVDGFSWSKHSAPSWSRCPDGTGAFKQAASVTLGAANACGTGGGSTAPVAWPGGSSVATADGANVFGEDLSGLYQDGSVLWAAQNSGKLWRLVRDGSGGWKPDTANGWSSGKTLRFPGGSGSPDGEGVTAAAGEIFVASERNGDASGTSRLSVLRYDVSGSGSSLTAAKEWNLTSDLPSTGSNLGLEAVTWIPDAALTGAGFKDASTGAAYDPAHYAAHSGGVFFVGVEGTGMVYGYVLADSGSYTRIASFSSGMSGVMELQWEPQASRLWAVCDDTCDGRHQTFTVNATGTFAPAAAYNRPSGMPNDNNEGFALAGADECVSGSKPVYWSDDANDGGHALRRGSVSC comes from the coding sequence GTGACCGCATCGCCCTCCCGCCCACGGCGGCCCCGCGCTCTCGCCCGCTTCCTCGTCGCCGCGCCGCTGCTGGCGGCCGGCGCGCTGACCGGGGTGCCGGCGGCGCACGCGGCCCCGGCCGACGACGTGCGTATCAACGAGGTGGTGACCACCGGCGACGTGAACGACTCGGTCGAGCTGTACAACAAGGGCGGCTCGTCGGTCGACGTGTCGGGCTGGGTCCTGAAGGACGACGACAAGGACCACGCGTACAAGATCCCCTCCGGGACGACGCTGGCGCCGGGCGCCTTCCGGGCGTTCGACGTGAGCGGCGCGTTCGGTCTCGGGTCGGCCGATGAGGCGCGGCTGTATCTGGCGGACGGCAAGACACAGGTGGACGGCTTCTCGTGGAGCAAGCACTCCGCTCCGTCCTGGTCGCGTTGCCCCGACGGCACCGGCGCGTTCAAGCAGGCGGCGTCGGTGACGCTGGGCGCCGCGAACGCCTGCGGTACGGGTGGGGGCTCGACGGCCCCCGTCGCGTGGCCGGGCGGCAGCTCGGTCGCCACCGCGGACGGCGCGAACGTGTTCGGCGAGGACCTGAGCGGGCTCTACCAGGACGGCAGCGTGCTGTGGGCGGCGCAGAACAGCGGCAAGCTGTGGCGCCTGGTGCGGGACGGGTCCGGCGGCTGGAAGCCGGACACCGCGAACGGCTGGTCCTCGGGCAAGACCCTGCGCTTCCCGGGCGGCTCCGGCAGCCCGGACGGTGAGGGTGTCACGGCGGCCGCCGGGGAGATCTTCGTCGCGAGCGAGCGCAACGGGGACGCCTCGGGCACGAGCCGCCTGTCGGTGCTGCGGTACGACGTGAGCGGTTCGGGCTCGTCGCTGACGGCCGCCAAGGAGTGGAACCTCACCTCCGACCTCCCGTCGACGGGCTCCAACCTCGGCCTGGAGGCCGTGACGTGGATTCCGGACGCGGCGCTGACGGGCGCCGGATTCAAGGACGCGTCGACGGGCGCGGCGTACGACCCGGCGCACTACGCCGCCCACAGCGGCGGCGTCTTCTTCGTCGGCGTCGAGGGCACGGGCATGGTGTACGGCTACGTCCTGGCCGACTCCGGCTCGTACACCCGGATCGCCTCCTTCAGCAGCGGCATGTCCGGCGTGATGGAACTCCAGTGGGAGCCCCAGGCATCCCGCCTCTGGGCGGTCTGCGACGACACCTGCGACGGCCGCCACCAGACGTTCACGGTCAACGCGACGGGCACGTTCGCCCCGGCGGCGGCGTACAACCGCCCGAGCGGCATGCCGAATGACAACAACGAGGGCTTCGCGCTGGCGGGTGCGGACGAGTGCGTGTCGGGGTCGAAGCCGGTGTACTGGTCGGACGACGCGAATGACGGC
- a CDS encoding extracellular solute-binding protein — protein MARPAKTVTGISVVVAAALSLTACGGGGGAQQSADAKQTLTVWGMGEEAKRLATVAKDFEKDNPNITVKVTPIGWDVVGQKMTAAAAAGKLPDMAQMGSTMMGQYIALDVLEPVDTKAFKKADFFPATWNSNVVDGTAYGVPWYADVRGLYYRTDLAEKAGVDKAPVTWDDHHKLAEAYQKNGAQFGTALQPGNTGAWQSWLQFLYSEGGSLTDADGKAALDTPEAVKAFRTWGSYFKDGLAKKNFVPGADVAKTFAKGEEPTFMSGPWMVQNLNEQQPQLKGKWKTAPLPAGPKGSVSWVGGASLVTFKDSEHKAAAEKFTQYLTTPETQAAWYGATKSLPAGKAAYDLPEIKDSAEADSLKVFRQALDTGKEIPALEKWNEIAAAIEGTLEKIAQGGDPAAEAKKLQATTEGLISQ, from the coding sequence ATGGCACGCCCCGCCAAGACCGTCACAGGTATCTCCGTCGTAGTGGCCGCCGCGCTGTCCCTCACCGCCTGCGGCGGTGGCGGTGGCGCGCAGCAGTCCGCCGACGCCAAGCAGACCCTGACCGTCTGGGGCATGGGCGAGGAGGCCAAGCGGCTCGCCACGGTCGCCAAGGACTTCGAGAAGGACAACCCGAACATCACCGTCAAGGTGACCCCCATCGGCTGGGACGTCGTCGGCCAGAAGATGACCGCCGCCGCGGCCGCCGGGAAGCTCCCCGACATGGCGCAGATGGGCTCCACGATGATGGGGCAGTACATCGCGCTCGACGTGCTGGAGCCGGTGGACACCAAGGCCTTCAAAAAGGCCGACTTCTTCCCCGCCACCTGGAACAGCAACGTGGTGGACGGCACCGCCTACGGCGTTCCGTGGTACGCCGACGTACGCGGTCTCTACTACCGCACCGACCTCGCGGAGAAGGCCGGCGTCGACAAGGCGCCCGTCACCTGGGACGACCACCACAAGCTCGCCGAGGCGTACCAGAAGAACGGCGCCCAGTTCGGCACCGCGCTCCAGCCCGGCAACACCGGCGCCTGGCAGAGCTGGCTGCAGTTCCTGTACTCCGAGGGCGGCAGCCTCACCGACGCGGACGGCAAGGCCGCGCTCGACACCCCCGAGGCCGTGAAGGCGTTCCGGACGTGGGGCAGCTACTTCAAGGACGGGCTCGCCAAGAAGAACTTCGTGCCCGGCGCCGACGTGGCCAAGACCTTCGCCAAGGGCGAGGAGCCGACGTTCATGTCCGGCCCCTGGATGGTCCAGAACCTCAACGAGCAGCAGCCGCAGCTGAAGGGCAAGTGGAAGACCGCCCCGCTGCCCGCGGGCCCGAAGGGGTCCGTCTCCTGGGTCGGCGGCGCCTCGCTCGTGACCTTCAAGGACAGCGAGCACAAGGCCGCCGCCGAGAAGTTCACCCAGTACCTGACCACCCCCGAGACGCAGGCCGCCTGGTACGGCGCGACCAAGTCGCTGCCCGCCGGCAAGGCCGCCTACGACCTCCCGGAGATCAAGGACAGCGCCGAGGCCGACAGCCTGAAGGTCTTTCGCCAGGCCCTGGACACCGGCAAGGAGATCCCGGCCCTGGAGAAGTGGAACGAGATCGCCGCCGCCATCGAGGGCACCCTGGAGAAGATCGCACAGGGCGGTGACCCGGCCGCCGAGGCCAAGAAGCTCCAGGCGACCACGGAGGGGTTGATCTCCCAGTGA
- a CDS encoding carbohydrate ABC transporter permease encodes MSATDLPTKSAPGRRRTATSRRPGTKALTYTLLILGLLVMTAPFLWMAVSAFKTPQDLGASPPVWIPTEWTLANFRELLDLMDIARNFLNSAVVAVVVTACNLVFCSMLGYALAKLNFFGKRGVLAIVLGALMVPGNLMLLPQFVMMSKMGLLDSYAGLILPFAAGAFGVFLMRQFMAAIPDELLEAARIDGAGEWYIFWRIVIPLVKPALATLTIFVFLGSWNNFLWPLVATNDPDKYTLPVALATFATDPTKAAGSNGVLMAGAFLVVLPVVAVFIALQRHFTQGIATSGLK; translated from the coding sequence ATGAGCGCCACCGACCTCCCCACCAAGAGCGCACCGGGCAGGCGGCGCACCGCCACCTCGCGCAGGCCGGGCACCAAGGCCCTCACGTACACGCTGCTCATCCTGGGCCTGCTCGTGATGACCGCGCCCTTCCTGTGGATGGCGGTGTCCGCCTTCAAGACCCCGCAGGACCTGGGCGCCAGCCCGCCGGTGTGGATCCCCACCGAGTGGACCCTCGCGAACTTCCGCGAACTGCTCGACCTGATGGACATCGCGCGGAACTTCCTCAACTCCGCGGTGGTCGCCGTCGTCGTGACCGCCTGCAACCTGGTCTTCTGCTCGATGCTGGGCTACGCGCTCGCCAAGCTGAACTTCTTCGGCAAGCGGGGCGTGCTCGCGATCGTGCTGGGCGCCCTCATGGTGCCGGGCAACCTGATGCTGCTGCCGCAGTTCGTGATGATGAGCAAGATGGGGCTGCTCGACAGCTACGCGGGGCTCATCCTGCCCTTCGCGGCGGGCGCGTTCGGGGTCTTCCTCATGCGGCAGTTCATGGCGGCGATCCCCGACGAACTCCTCGAAGCGGCCCGCATCGACGGCGCCGGCGAGTGGTACATCTTCTGGCGGATCGTGATCCCGCTGGTCAAGCCGGCCCTCGCCACGCTGACGATCTTCGTGTTCCTCGGCTCGTGGAACAACTTCCTGTGGCCGCTCGTCGCGACCAACGACCCGGACAAGTACACCCTGCCGGTCGCCCTCGCCACCTTCGCCACCGACCCCACCAAGGCCGCCGGTTCGAACGGCGTGCTGATGGCCGGCGCCTTCCTCGTGGTGCTCCCGGTCGTCGCCGTCTTCATCGCCCTCCAGCGGCACTTCACCCAGGGCATCGCGACCTCCGGCCTGAAGTGA
- a CDS encoding LacI family DNA-binding transcriptional regulator, which produces MSTPTVYDVAERAGVSIATVSRVYRSPESVRGETRERVLASARELGYVPSGSARGLASRSTGVLGLCYPDFHDAEADSASAADPGEVTLYSDEVIRGMERAARRHGYALLIASSHADDAGTRLTEVAGRVDGLAVLAQAVPDETLEMVARRVPVVLLAGEPYDGIDHVKVANFDGQLQITRHLLGPHRLRRLAFVGGPADSPDGEARFLGYQAAHLEAGLPLPKAPDLRGDLTQAAGRQAVETLFGAAEGPRPQGLVFANDQMAVGALHALEARGIDVPGDIAVTGFDGIPLSRLVRPTLTTVRQPMGQLGVEAVELLVARLAERERPPQERLLPVSAVLRRSCGCPADAAA; this is translated from the coding sequence ATGAGTACTCCTACGGTGTACGACGTTGCCGAGCGGGCGGGGGTCTCCATCGCCACGGTGTCGCGGGTGTACCGCAGCCCGGAATCGGTGCGCGGGGAGACCCGCGAACGCGTGCTGGCCAGCGCGCGCGAACTCGGGTACGTGCCCAGCGGCAGCGCCCGCGGCCTCGCCAGCCGCTCCACCGGGGTACTCGGCCTGTGCTACCCGGACTTCCACGACGCGGAGGCGGACAGCGCGTCCGCCGCCGACCCCGGCGAGGTCACCCTCTACTCCGACGAGGTCATAAGGGGCATGGAGCGCGCCGCGAGGCGCCACGGATACGCGCTGCTCATCGCCTCCTCGCACGCCGACGACGCGGGCACCCGGCTCACCGAGGTCGCGGGCCGGGTGGACGGGCTCGCCGTCCTCGCCCAGGCCGTGCCGGACGAGACCCTGGAGATGGTGGCCCGGCGGGTCCCGGTCGTGCTGCTCGCGGGCGAGCCGTACGACGGCATCGACCACGTGAAGGTGGCCAACTTCGACGGACAGCTTCAGATCACGCGGCACCTGCTCGGCCCGCACCGGCTGCGGCGGCTCGCGTTCGTCGGCGGGCCGGCGGACTCCCCGGACGGCGAGGCCCGGTTCCTCGGCTACCAGGCCGCCCACCTGGAAGCCGGTCTCCCGCTGCCCAAGGCCCCCGACCTGCGGGGCGACCTCACCCAGGCCGCCGGGCGCCAGGCGGTGGAGACGCTGTTCGGGGCGGCGGAGGGGCCCCGGCCCCAGGGCCTGGTGTTCGCCAACGACCAGATGGCCGTGGGCGCGCTGCACGCCTTGGAGGCACGCGGCATCGACGTGCCCGGGGACATCGCCGTGACCGGCTTCGACGGCATCCCCCTCAGTAGGCTCGTGCGGCCGACGCTCACGACGGTCCGGCAGCCGATGGGGCAGCTGGGCGTGGAGGCCGTCGAACTGCTGGTGGCCCGGCTCGCCGAGCGCGAGAGACCCCCGCAGGAGCGGCTGCTGCCCGTCTCCGCGGTGCTGCGCCGCAGCTGCGGCTGCCCGGCGGACGCGGCGGCGTAA
- a CDS encoding carbohydrate ABC transporter permease, translating to MKTAATRAGAGLDRAPAQAGGPPGQQDPAGQELRPDRLSRQNLAGWLYSTPFLALFLTFMAFPIVATLLMSFTDFGLRNVTHPLDANFVGFDNYTALFDDPKFMKALFNTCYFVVLGVPLTIGSGLVAAVLLNSGIDRFRTFFRVGFYVPVVTAIVAVAVIWRFVLDPSEGLIAGLGAQLGFSTPDFLASKALAMPSLIVMAVWRNMGTAMVLFLAGLQAIPVEVREAAKLDGAGAFQEFRRITVPLLRPTMLYVAVMTTIGFLNVFEEPFVMTDGGPGDSTLTVSLHMYKEGFSFFHMGSASAMAYVLFTIVLAVTLLQFRLLKDKT from the coding sequence GTGAAGACCGCCGCCACCCGGGCCGGGGCAGGCCTGGACCGCGCTCCGGCCCAGGCCGGCGGCCCTCCCGGACAGCAGGACCCGGCGGGCCAGGAGCTCCGCCCCGACCGGCTCTCCCGGCAGAACCTCGCCGGCTGGCTGTACTCGACGCCGTTCCTGGCCCTCTTCCTGACCTTCATGGCGTTCCCGATCGTCGCGACGCTCCTCATGAGCTTCACCGACTTCGGCCTGCGCAACGTCACCCACCCGCTCGACGCGAACTTCGTCGGATTCGACAACTACACCGCGCTCTTCGACGACCCGAAGTTCATGAAGGCGCTCTTCAACACCTGCTACTTCGTGGTGCTGGGCGTCCCGCTGACCATCGGCAGCGGACTGGTCGCGGCCGTGCTCCTCAACTCCGGCATCGACCGCTTCCGGACCTTCTTCCGGGTCGGCTTCTACGTCCCCGTGGTCACCGCCATCGTCGCGGTGGCCGTCATCTGGCGGTTCGTGCTCGACCCCTCGGAGGGCCTGATCGCCGGGCTCGGCGCGCAGCTCGGCTTCTCCACGCCGGACTTCCTCGCTTCCAAGGCGCTCGCGATGCCGTCGCTGATCGTGATGGCCGTCTGGCGCAACATGGGCACCGCGATGGTCCTCTTCCTCGCCGGACTCCAGGCCATCCCGGTCGAGGTCCGCGAGGCCGCCAAGCTGGACGGCGCGGGTGCCTTCCAGGAGTTCCGCCGGATCACGGTCCCGCTGCTGCGGCCCACCATGCTGTACGTCGCGGTGATGACCACCATCGGCTTCCTCAACGTCTTCGAGGAACCCTTCGTGATGACCGACGGCGGACCCGGCGACAGCACCCTCACCGTGTCGCTGCACATGTACAAGGAAGGCTTCAGTTTCTTCCACATGGGCTCCGCGAGCGCCATGGCCTACGTCCTCTTCACGATCGTGCTGGCCGTCACGCTGCTCCAGTTCCGCCTGCTGAAGGACAAGACCTGA
- a CDS encoding sulfatase family protein, with protein sequence MSTTGTERPSLVFFMTDDHAVPAIGAYGSVINRTPAVDRLAAEGMRFDNAFCTNSICSPARASLLTGTYSHVNGMTTLEQEGQKFDATQPSFPSMLQEAGYQTAIIGKWHLGHGGCSDPVGFDHWEVLPEHGVYHDPTFVTRDGERQHTGYVTDLITDLALNWLDRRDREKPFALFIQHKAPHRAFEPAERHRHLYEDVDIPAPRTLHDDYRHRASAAAEAEMRMRDLLPEDLKAPVPEGLDEREEREWRYQRYIKEYLRVIAALDENVGRVLHYLDLTGLDRSTAVAYTSDHGFYLGEHGWFDKRFMYEPSLRIPLVVRWPGVTPPGSSCDELVVNVDYAQTILDLAGVEAHPRMQGRSLVPLLRGERPDDWRQSVYYRYFEHLDVCHNVQASYGVRTHTHKLIHYPGHGSGQPGAKDETRAPEWELFDLVADPDELHNRYDDPGYRDLVVELTAELAALQRQYGDTPG encoded by the coding sequence ATGAGCACCACCGGCACCGAGCGCCCCAGCCTCGTGTTCTTCATGACCGACGACCACGCCGTACCCGCGATCGGCGCCTACGGCAGCGTCATCAACAGGACGCCCGCCGTCGACCGGCTGGCCGCCGAGGGCATGCGCTTCGACAACGCCTTCTGCACCAACTCCATCTGCTCGCCCGCCCGGGCGTCCCTGCTGACCGGCACCTACAGCCACGTCAACGGCATGACGACGCTCGAACAGGAGGGCCAGAAGTTCGACGCCACCCAGCCCTCCTTCCCGAGCATGCTCCAGGAGGCGGGCTACCAGACCGCGATCATCGGCAAATGGCACCTGGGCCATGGGGGCTGCTCCGACCCGGTCGGCTTCGACCACTGGGAGGTGCTGCCGGAACACGGCGTCTACCACGACCCGACGTTCGTCACCCGCGACGGGGAGCGGCAGCACACCGGCTACGTCACCGACCTCATCACCGACCTCGCGCTCAACTGGCTCGACCGCCGGGACCGCGAGAAGCCCTTCGCGCTGTTCATCCAGCACAAGGCCCCGCACCGCGCCTTCGAACCCGCCGAACGCCACCGCCACCTGTACGAGGACGTGGACATCCCGGCGCCCCGCACCCTCCACGACGACTACCGCCACCGGGCGAGCGCGGCCGCCGAGGCGGAGATGCGGATGCGCGACCTGCTCCCGGAGGACCTCAAGGCACCCGTCCCCGAAGGCCTGGACGAGCGCGAGGAACGCGAGTGGCGCTACCAGCGCTACATCAAGGAGTACCTGCGCGTCATCGCCGCCCTGGACGAGAACGTCGGCCGGGTCCTGCACTATCTGGACCTCACCGGCCTGGACCGGTCCACGGCGGTCGCGTACACCTCCGACCACGGCTTCTACCTGGGCGAACACGGCTGGTTCGACAAGCGGTTCATGTACGAACCCTCGCTGCGCATTCCGCTGGTGGTGCGATGGCCCGGCGTCACCCCGCCGGGCAGCAGCTGCGACGAGCTGGTGGTCAACGTCGACTACGCCCAGACGATCCTGGACCTCGCCGGAGTGGAAGCGCATCCACGGATGCAGGGCAGAAGCCTGGTGCCCTTGCTCAGGGGCGAACGGCCGGACGACTGGCGGCAGTCGGTGTACTACCGCTACTTCGAGCACCTGGACGTCTGCCACAACGTCCAGGCCAGCTACGGCGTCCGCACCCACACCCACAAGCTGATCCACTACCCCGGCCACGGCTCCGGCCAGCCGGGCGCCAAGGACGAGACCCGCGCCCCCGAGTGGGAGCTCTTCGACCTGGTCGCCGACCCGGACGAACTGCACAACCGGTACGACGACCCGGGGTACCGGGATCTGGTCGTGGAGCTGACGGCCGAACTGGCGGCGCTGCAACGGCAGTACGGTGACACCCCCGGCTGA